In Polycladomyces zharkentensis, one DNA window encodes the following:
- a CDS encoding DHH family phosphoesterase, producing the protein MPKFITQRWHGLHMVLSMCFSLMLIALLSIYRWEYGIMGLTLFFFIALMLVRAERAFRQEFSQYVLTLSKRVKGATQEAIDHLPVGILLYDRERRIEWHNPFVRHMIQKEELIGTSLDELLPVLKSAEKKEGESFNVGIGDRTYEVIHHRKERLYYFRDVTRLVRLQEQYEQERVVIGLMHLDNFDEAGQGMNDQERNLMLTEVTGAISQWAIKHDISLRRYDTDRFLLILEQRELNRLMKSRFDILDVVREKTRKNKIPITLSIGLAATGDTMIERTQNAQAALDIALARGGDQAAVHNGERIVFFGGKTNAVEKRTRVRARVIAHALGNLIRDSEQVLIMGHMEPDMDALGAAIGVLRAVRKNDRPGYIVLDEDDHNLGIERLLEAIEKHDYLRERIVTPERALQMVDDTTLVILVDTHKPSLAIEPRLLDKAERVVVIDHHRRGEEFVRDPVLVYLEPYASSTCELVTELLQYQKDRIVMDTLEATALFAGIVVDTKSFAFRSGSRTFEAASFLRQHGADLAMVQTLLKEDLDRFVKRAEIVKNTEVVYDKIAIATGEEGERYDQILIAQSADTLLNMHGIRAAFVVCERDDGKVSISARSQGDINVQVVMEEMGGGGHLTNAAVQLDNLTVSEARERLLKILEKVHEEGSDAE; encoded by the coding sequence ATGCCGAAATTTATCACTCAGCGCTGGCACGGGTTACACATGGTGCTGTCCATGTGTTTCAGCCTGATGTTGATCGCGCTTCTCTCCATCTACCGTTGGGAATACGGCATAATGGGACTCACTCTCTTTTTTTTCATCGCGTTGATGTTGGTGCGGGCGGAACGTGCGTTCCGCCAAGAGTTTTCGCAATATGTGCTGACATTGTCGAAACGGGTGAAAGGAGCCACCCAGGAAGCGATCGACCATTTGCCGGTGGGTATTTTGCTGTATGATCGCGAACGTCGCATTGAGTGGCACAATCCGTTTGTGCGGCACATGATCCAAAAAGAGGAATTGATTGGGACGTCATTGGACGAGTTGCTGCCTGTACTGAAGTCAGCCGAGAAAAAAGAAGGGGAGTCTTTCAACGTCGGGATCGGCGACCGGACGTACGAGGTCATTCACCACCGGAAAGAGAGACTCTATTATTTCCGTGACGTGACACGATTGGTGCGACTGCAGGAACAATACGAACAGGAACGGGTTGTCATCGGGTTGATGCATCTGGACAACTTCGATGAAGCGGGGCAGGGGATGAACGATCAGGAGCGGAACCTGATGCTGACGGAAGTGACAGGGGCCATTTCCCAATGGGCGATCAAGCACGACATCAGCTTACGCCGTTATGATACCGACCGGTTTTTGCTCATCTTGGAGCAGCGCGAATTAAATCGCCTGATGAAAAGCAGGTTTGACATTCTGGATGTAGTGCGGGAGAAGACGCGAAAAAACAAGATCCCCATCACGCTCAGCATCGGGCTGGCCGCCACGGGCGACACGATGATCGAACGGACGCAAAACGCCCAAGCCGCGCTGGATATCGCATTGGCGCGCGGAGGCGACCAAGCGGCCGTGCACAACGGTGAACGCATCGTCTTTTTCGGCGGCAAAACCAATGCCGTGGAAAAACGGACCCGGGTCCGTGCGCGGGTGATTGCACATGCGCTCGGCAATTTGATCCGCGACAGCGAACAGGTGTTGATCATGGGACACATGGAGCCGGACATGGACGCCTTGGGGGCGGCGATCGGCGTCTTGCGCGCAGTCCGAAAGAATGACCGCCCCGGTTACATCGTATTGGATGAGGATGACCACAACCTGGGGATCGAACGGTTGTTGGAGGCGATTGAGAAACACGACTATCTGCGTGAACGGATCGTCACACCCGAGCGGGCGCTGCAAATGGTGGACGATACCACACTCGTCATATTGGTGGACACCCACAAACCCTCACTCGCAATCGAACCACGTCTGTTGGACAAAGCGGAGCGGGTGGTGGTGATTGACCATCACCGGCGCGGGGAAGAGTTCGTGCGCGATCCGGTATTGGTTTACCTGGAGCCGTATGCATCCTCCACTTGCGAGTTGGTGACCGAGCTTCTGCAGTACCAAAAAGACCGGATCGTCATGGATACGCTGGAAGCGACGGCGTTGTTCGCCGGCATCGTCGTCGACACCAAAAGCTTCGCATTCCGGTCCGGTTCGCGTACGTTTGAGGCCGCTTCATTCCTTCGGCAGCATGGAGCGGACCTGGCAATGGTGCAGACATTGCTCAAGGAGGACTTGGACCGCTTTGTCAAACGGGCGGAGATTGTCAAAAATACGGAAGTGGTATACGATAAAATTGCGATTGCAACGGGCGAGGAAGGTGAACGGTACGACCAGATCCTGATTGCCCAGTCGGCCGACACCCTGCTCAACATGCACGGAATTCGCGCCGCATTCGTCGTATGCGAGCGGGATGATGGAAAAGTGTCCATCAGCGCCCGGTCGCAGGGAGATATCAATGTGCAGGTCGTCATGGAAGAGATGGGTGGCGGCGGCCATTTGACCAATGCCGCCGTTCAACTGGATAACCTGACGGTATCGGAAGCGCGCGAGCGTTTGCTCAAGATTTTGGAGAAGGTGCACGAAGAAGGGAGCGACGCTGAATGA
- the rplI gene encoding 50S ribosomal protein L9, translating to MKVIFQQDVKGQGKKGEIKEVSEGYARNFLFPRKLAVEATEGNLNAWKDQKRREEARQQQERQQAQAMAEKLKDLQVTIRAKAGEGGRLFGAVTSKQISEQLKQAHGLKVDKKKILLEEPIRSLGVTRVPVKLHPEVTATVAVHVVEE from the coding sequence ATGAAAGTCATATTCCAGCAAGATGTCAAAGGACAAGGAAAAAAAGGGGAGATCAAGGAAGTCTCCGAAGGATATGCGCGCAATTTCTTGTTTCCACGGAAGCTGGCCGTGGAAGCGACCGAGGGCAATCTGAACGCCTGGAAGGATCAGAAACGGCGGGAAGAAGCCCGACAACAACAAGAACGGCAACAGGCCCAAGCAATGGCTGAGAAATTGAAGGACCTTCAAGTCACCATCCGCGCCAAAGCAGGTGAAGGCGGCCGGTTATTCGGTGCCGTGACTTCCAAGCAAATCAGCGAACAATTGAAACAGGCACACGGGCTGAAAGTAGATAAGAAAAAGATCCTGTTGGAAGAACCGATCCGTTCGCTCGGCGTCACACGGGTTCCGGTGAAACTGCATCCGGAAGTGACGGCGACCGTGGCAGTCCACGTGGTGGAAGAATGA
- the dnaB gene encoding replicative DNA helicase, which produces MSELFADRLPPHNLEAEQAVLGAILIDPSSLVTVTERLRPEDFYRQGHQRLFQVMIELSERGEPLDLVTITSELQDRKLLEEVGGVSYLAELAEVVPTSANVEYYARIVEEKSILRRLIRTATQIASAGYSGGAEVAEILDEAEKQILDISQRRHRNGFVPIRDILMETYEHIEKLHYKKGELTGIPTGFTDLDRMTSGLQPSDLIIIAARPSMGKTAFALNLAQNVAIRSKLPVAIFNLEMSAPQLVMRMLAAEGNIDAQAFRTGNLTEEDWEKLTMAISTLSEAPIFIDDTPGVTVFDIRSKLRRLQAEHGLGLVLIDYLQLISGRGGESRQQEISEISRSLKLMARELNVPVIALSQLSRAVEQRQDKRPMLSDLRESGSIEQDADVVAFLYRDDYYNEDSEKKNILEVIIGKQRNGPVGKVELLFLKNYNKFLSLDLRHGEPSI; this is translated from the coding sequence ATGAGTGAGTTGTTCGCAGACCGTCTCCCTCCTCACAATCTTGAGGCGGAACAGGCTGTTCTGGGTGCCATCTTGATTGATCCATCCTCGTTGGTGACGGTGACCGAGCGGCTTCGGCCCGAGGATTTTTACCGACAGGGGCATCAGCGGTTGTTTCAGGTGATGATCGAACTGTCGGAACGCGGGGAACCGCTCGATCTGGTGACGATCACATCCGAGCTGCAGGACCGGAAGCTGTTGGAAGAGGTGGGGGGCGTCAGTTATTTGGCCGAGCTGGCTGAAGTCGTTCCCACTTCTGCCAACGTGGAATACTATGCTCGTATCGTGGAGGAAAAATCGATTCTGCGCCGACTGATTCGGACGGCGACACAGATCGCTTCCGCAGGGTATTCGGGTGGTGCGGAAGTGGCCGAGATTCTGGATGAGGCGGAAAAACAGATCCTGGACATCTCCCAAAGGCGTCACCGCAACGGATTCGTGCCGATCCGCGACATTCTGATGGAGACGTACGAACACATTGAGAAATTGCATTACAAAAAGGGGGAATTAACCGGGATTCCCACCGGATTTACTGATTTAGACCGAATGACGTCCGGTTTGCAACCATCCGATCTGATTATCATCGCCGCCCGACCCAGTATGGGAAAGACAGCGTTTGCCCTCAACCTGGCGCAAAACGTGGCCATCCGCTCGAAACTGCCCGTCGCCATTTTCAACCTGGAGATGTCGGCGCCGCAATTGGTGATGCGGATGCTGGCGGCAGAGGGCAATATCGACGCCCAGGCATTCCGGACGGGCAATCTGACTGAGGAGGATTGGGAAAAGCTGACGATGGCGATCAGCACGTTATCGGAAGCGCCCATCTTCATCGACGATACGCCCGGGGTGACGGTGTTCGATATCCGTTCCAAATTGCGTCGGTTGCAGGCGGAACATGGACTGGGCCTGGTGCTGATCGACTATTTGCAGTTGATCTCCGGTCGCGGCGGGGAAAGCCGGCAACAGGAAATCTCCGAAATCTCCCGCTCTCTCAAGTTGATGGCACGGGAATTGAATGTGCCGGTCATTGCGCTGTCCCAGTTGTCGCGTGCGGTGGAACAGCGTCAGGACAAGCGACCGATGCTGTCGGACCTCAGGGAATCCGGTTCGATCGAGCAGGATGCGGACGTGGTGGCGTTTTTGTACCGGGACGATTATTACAACGAGGACTCGGAGAAGAAAAACATCTTGGAAGTCATTATCGGCAAGCAACGGAACGGCCCCGTCGGCAAGGTCGAATTGCTGTTCCTCAAAAACTATAACAAATTTCTCAGCTTGGATCTGCGCCATGGGGAGCCGTCGATCTAG